In Egibacteraceae bacterium, one DNA window encodes the following:
- a CDS encoding SRPBCC domain-containing protein, with product MASGDDELTMGRISSGAVRAATGRGWAEWLEELDAAGAGAWDHRQIVAHLERQAPTVTSGWWRQSIAVAYEQARGKRVVGETADAGFQVGVQRSVGAPAAEVWELITGRPDLWLGAGASIEFVEGAHYEVPAGDGHPRVSGEVRVVKPGNRLRITWQPEAWAAPATLQLTLTTAPSGRTAVSAHLEKLPDAAAREAMRARWRAALERIVAAAG from the coding sequence GTGGCGAGCGGGGACGACGAGCTGACTATGGGCCGGATCTCCTCCGGGGCGGTGCGGGCGGCCACGGGCCGCGGCTGGGCCGAGTGGCTCGAGGAGCTGGACGCCGCAGGAGCCGGCGCGTGGGACCACAGGCAGATCGTCGCCCACCTCGAACGGCAGGCACCGACGGTGACGTCGGGATGGTGGCGCCAGTCGATCGCGGTTGCCTACGAACAGGCCCGCGGGAAGCGGGTGGTCGGCGAGACCGCCGACGCGGGCTTCCAGGTGGGCGTCCAGCGAAGCGTCGGCGCCCCCGCAGCGGAGGTGTGGGAGCTCATCACCGGACGTCCCGACCTTTGGCTCGGCGCAGGGGCGTCCATCGAGTTCGTCGAGGGCGCGCACTACGAGGTGCCGGCCGGCGACGGTCATCCGCGCGTGAGCGGCGAGGTGCGCGTCGTGAAGCCCGGGAACCGACTGCGCATTACCTGGCAGCCCGAGGCCTGGGCGGCCCCGGCCACGCTTCAGCTGACGCTCACGACGGCGCCTTCGGGCAGGACCGCGGTGAGCGCGCACCTGGAGAAGCTGCCCGACGCGGCCGCCCGGGAAGCGATGCGGGCGCGCTGGCGGGCGGCGCTGGAGCGGATCGTCGCGGCCGCCGGCTAG